A DNA window from Hoplias malabaricus isolate fHopMal1 chromosome 5, fHopMal1.hap1, whole genome shotgun sequence contains the following coding sequences:
- the maf1a gene encoding repressor of RNA polymerase III transcription MAF1 homolog, with translation MKLLENSSFEAINTQLTIETGDCKIIGRIESYSCKMAGEDKQMFKQFCQEGLPHVLEPLSPPQTSGISPNKLSHSQSGDEGEGPLSDKCSRKTLFYLIATLNESFRPDYDFSRTRGHDFSREPSVNWVFNAVNSSLAAAAGEAYSRLQPQLWEAIDNEISLAECDIYSYKPDLDSDPYGEEGNLWSFNYFFYNKKLKRIVFFTCRCVSLFMAPLDSGIGTELDLDLDEGSYEEEENMDEERYGALCAQ, from the exons ATGAAACTCTTAGAAAATTCTAGCTTCGAGGCTATAAACACTCAACTAACTATAGAGACTGGAGACTGCAAGATAATAGGACG GATTGAAAGTTACTCCTGCAAAATGGCAGGTGAAGACAAGCAGATGTTTAAGCAGTTCTGTCAGGAAGGACTGCCTCATGTGCTGGAACCACTGTCGCCTCCACAGACCTCTGGAATCAGCCCAAATAA GCTGAGTCACAGTCAAAGTGGTGATGAAGGGGAGGGTCCTCTGTCAGATAAGTGCAGCAGGAAGACTCTGTTCTACTTGATCGCCACTCTTAATGAGTCTTTCAGGCCAGACTACGACTTCAGCCGCACCAGAGGCCATGACTTCAGTAGAGAGCCAAGTGTCAACTGG GTATTTAATGCAGTCAACAGTAGTTTGGCTGCAGCCGCTGGGGAGGCATACAGCCGCCTGCAGCCTCAGCTTTGGGAAGCCATTGACAATGAGATCAGCCTGGCTGAATGTGATATCTACAG TTATAAACCAGACCTTGATTCAGACCCCTATGGAGAAGAAGGCAACCTGTGGTCCTTCAACTATTTCTTCTACAACAAGAAGCTCAAGAGGATTGTGTTCTTTACATGCCGCTGTGTTAG TCTTTTTATGGCTCCACTGGACTCTGGTATCGGGACAGAGTTGGATCTGGACTTGGATGAGGGCAGctatgaggaggaggagaacatGGATGAGGAAAG GTACGGAGCTTTATGTGCCCAGTGA